A region from the Chelmon rostratus isolate fCheRos1 chromosome 6, fCheRos1.pri, whole genome shotgun sequence genome encodes:
- the LOC121608027 gene encoding uncharacterized oxidoreductase YjmC-like has translation MSRCLVTKAEVQGFIERCMIAVGTKPLHARSLAEVLVEGDHRGHYSHGLNRMEMYVKDIQSGICAKDGEPVVEKESAATALVDGKNLLGPVVGNFCMNLAIQKAKEAGIGWVVAHGSNHYGIAGHYALLALKENMIGMSFTNTSPLVVPTRGKECTLGTNPISVAAPAKDGDSFVLDMATSAVALGKVELHDRRGDSIPEGWGCDDMGKLTPDPKKVLAGGGLVPIGGSEATGGYKGYGLGMMVEVFCGILAGAHYSKYIRTWKVTDRVANLGQCFVAINPENFAPGFVDRMSDLLSIHRGMDPADPDSPVLAAGDPERMNIKKCDELGGIPYHINVVNYMNECAKKIGVSPLLPCDKIISS, from the exons atGTCTGGTTACCAAGGCGGAGGTGCAAGGCTTCATCGAGAGGTGTATGATAGCCGTGGGCACCAAGCCACTTCATGCCCGCAGCCTGGCGGAGGTGCTGGTGGAGGGGGACCACAGAGGCCACTACAGTCATGGACTCAACAGGATGG AAATGTATGTAAAGGACATCCAGTCAGGAATCTGTGCCAAGGACGGTGAGCCggtggtggagaaggagagTGCTGCCACAGCACTAGTGGATGGGAAGAACCTCCTGGGTCCTGTGGTGGGAAACTTCTGCATGAATCTGGCCATTCAGAAGGCCAAAGAAGCTGGCATCGGCTGGGTAGTGGCACACG GTTCCAACCATTACGGTATTGCTGGACACTACGCATTGCTGGCTCTGAAGGAAAACATGATT GGCATGTCATTTACCAACACGTCTCCACTGGTGGTTCCCACACGTGGTAAAGAG TGCACTCTGGGCACCAACCCCATCAGTGTGGCTGCACCTGCTAAGGACGGAGACAGCTTTGTTCTGGACATGGCCACGTCAGCGGTAGCACTTGGAAAG GTGGAGCTCCATGACCGACGTGGAGACTCTATCCCTGAGGGCTGGGGCTGTGACGACATGGGCAAGCTGACCCCAGACCCTAAGAAAGTTCTGGCTGGAGGCGGACTGGTTCCCATTGGCGGCAGTGAAGCCACAG GAGGATACAAAGGCTATGGTCTGGGAATGATGGTAGAGGTGTTCTGTGGTATCTTGGCTGGTGCCCACTACAGCAAATATATCCGCACGTGGAAAGTCACAGACCGCGTTGCCAACCTG ggtCAATGTTTTGTGGCGATCAACCCAGAGAACTTTGCTCCCGGATTCGTCGACAGGATGTCAGACCTGCTGTCCATTCATAGAGGAATGGACCCC GCTGACCCCGACAGTCCTGTCTTGGCTGCTGGAGATCCTGAGAGGATGAACATAAAGAAGTGTGATGAACTGGGCGGGATACCCTACCACATCAATGTTGTCAACTACATG AACGAATGTGCTAAGAAAATCGGTGTCAGCCCGCTGCTGCCATGTGACAAAATCATCTCCAGTTAG